GTCCGAGCGCATCCGGCTGGCGATCCTGGAGGCGAAGAAGAAGGGGCTGCCGATCGTCGTGTCGATGGGCGGCCTTGCGGCGTCGGGCGGCTATTGGGTGTCGACGCCGGGCGACGTGATCTTCGCCGAACCGGCGACGATCACCGGGTCGATCGGCATCTTCGGCATCATCCCGACCTTTGAAAAGACGCTCGCCAAGATCGGCGTCACCGCCGACGGCGTGAAGGCGACGCCGCTGTCGGGGCAACCCGACGTGTTCGCCGGCACCACGCCGCAGCTCGACACGATCCTGCAGGCGGGCATCGAGAACGGCTATCGCCAGTTCCTGGCCCGCGTCGCGCAGTCGCGCGGGATGACGCCGGAGCGGGTCGACCAGATCGCGCAGGGCCGCGTGTGGGACGGCGGCACCGCGCGGCAGCTGAAGCTGGTCGACCGGTTCGGCAGCATGCAGGACGCCATCGTCGAGGCGGCGAAGCGCGCGAAGCTCGACCCAGCCAAGGTGCATGCCGAATATCTGGAGAAGGAACCGGGGTTCGCGGCACAGCTGGCGGCGGGCTTCGCGGGCAAGGACGACGATGACGACGCGGCGGGCAGCGACGTGTTCGCGCGCATCGCCGCGGAACGCCGCGGACTGCTGGCGCAGGCGCTGGGCGACGTGCAGCGCCTGGCGATGGCGGGATCGGTGCAGGCGCGCTGCCTGGAATGCGGCGGCCTGGGGCCGAGCGACACGGCGGGATCGGATGCGCGGCTGCTGGACCTGATCCTGGCGCGCGTCGGCCTGTAGCATGATCGCGCTGCGCCCCGCGACGTCCGAGGACGCGGCGGCGATCGCGGCGATCTATGCGCCGCACGTCCTGGCCGGTACCGTATCGTTCGAGACCGAGGCGCCGGATACGCGGGCGATCGCCAAGCGGATGGCGGCATCGGGCGGGCTGTACCCGTGGATCGTGGCGACGTACCGCGAGGGCACGGGCGGCGATGCGGCCGGCGGCGTGCTCGGCTATGCCTATGCGACGCGCTTTTCGGAGCGGGAGGCGTATCGCTGGGTGGTCGAGACGAGCATCTACGTCGCCGACGTCGCGCAACGACAGGGGGTCGGGCGGCTGCTGTACGAGGCGCTGGTGGATACGCTGCGCGCGCAGGGCTTCGCGCAGGCGATCGGCCGGATCGCGCTGCCCAACAGCAGTTCGATCACGTTGCACGAATCGGTCGGATTCCGCCGCGCGGGCGTGTTCCGCGGCGTCGGGTACAAGCACGGCCAGTGGATCGACGTCGGGTACTGGCAGTGCGAGCTGGCCGAACCGGCGGTGCCGCCGGCCGAGCCGCAGCGGTTTGCCGATGTGGGGGTGGTGCGGGGGTGAGGTCGGCGGTGAACGCTATGCGATCGCGGATCGAAGGGGGGCGATCATGTCTTTGCTGCTGACGCTCATCGCGGCAACGACGCCGCTTTCACCGGAAACGCCGCTCGATTGCGCGCAGGTCGATCGCGCCGTCACGCTGTCGCAACAGGAACGCGTTCCTGCACCGCGAACCGCCACCGACGTACAACTCGTCGCGCACCATTCGCTATGCGGCGGTTGGGACATCATCGACGTGTGGCGGTCATGGAACGCCACGCCGCGGCTCTGGTACGCGCGACGCAAGACCATGAACTCGCGTGGCCATCTGACCGTCACCCTTCTCGATGAGGAAAGCTGCCCGGCGATCGTCCCGGTCCTGACGGCATTGAACGAAATCACGTTGCGCGTGTCGGTAATCACTCCGCCATGGCGCCCAGGCGTCACACCGCCGCCACCGCCCCCGATGGCCGACGGCACCCAGTATACCCTTCGGGTCCTGATCGCGGGTCAGTCCGACTATTCCCGAGCAAGCATTACCGTATCGGTTGACGATGGGGCGATAGCGAACTGGGCGGACACCGGGCTGCGTCAGCTGGCATCCTGCTGGCGCCCCTGATCCCGCGCGCGATAGGCCGGTAGCGCGAGGTGGAAACGGATCGCGATGGCGCGGAGCGTGAAGCCCGCCGCGGCGGCGATGATCGCGGCGACCAGGCGTTTGGTGCCGCCCTCGACCAGCACGACATAGGAGGCGGAGGACAGCGCCGCCGCGGTCACGTACAATTCCGGTCGCATCAGGATCGACGGTTCGCCCGCCAGCACGTCGCGGATAATGCCGCCGACGCAGGCGGTGACGACGCCCATCAGCGCCGCGGGCAGCGGCGGCACACCATAGCCGATCGCCTTCGCCGCGCCATAGACCGCATAGGCGGCGAGGCCGACCGCATCGAACCAGGCAAGCGCACCGTCGCGCCACCAGCGTTCCGGGGTGACCCAGATCACCGCCGCCATCGCCAGGCAGACCGTCGCGGCGCGGGGATCGTGAACCCAGAACAC
The sequence above is a segment of the Sphingomonas insulae genome. Coding sequences within it:
- a CDS encoding trimeric intracellular cation channel family protein, which gives rise to MLPPLPATASLLPAFAPWFDVAGLGVFAASGALAAAKRGQTAVTLAFFALITGVGGGTVRDLLIGAPVFWVHDPRAATVCLAMAAVIWVTPERWWRDGALAWFDAVGLAAYAVYGAAKAIGYGVPPLPAALMGVVTACVGGIIRDVLAGEPSILMRPELYVTAAALSSASYVVLVEGGTKRLVAAIIAAAAGFTLRAIAIRFHLALPAYRARDQGRQQDAS
- a CDS encoding GNAT family N-acetyltransferase, which encodes MIALRPATSEDAAAIAAIYAPHVLAGTVSFETEAPDTRAIAKRMAASGGLYPWIVATYREGTGGDAAGGVLGYAYATRFSEREAYRWVVETSIYVADVAQRQGVGRLLYEALVDTLRAQGFAQAIGRIALPNSSSITLHESVGFRRAGVFRGVGYKHGQWIDVGYWQCELAEPAVPPAEPQRFADVGVVRG